A part of Leishmania braziliensis MHOM/BR/75/M2904 complete genome, chromosome 30 genomic DNA contains:
- a CDS encoding putative CAS/CSE/importin domain protein, whose protein sequence is MQPINPNDRSTQAQFVEVACRAASPNPAVRTPAERELLAFLDSVDQQSGLPQLLLELTHSETPHGAFFAISFKNMVKKCWDPTTSEHCIQECDKAAVRGTIIEVMLRSSGAVQRNLAEGIALIAQVDFPTAWPDALSLIVKVLTSGNDVAQLRAALSTSHSVLRKYRHQGELTETLVQELRAIYSLLCPALVRSIESLLSTLGTQGTNLTEVYRGITDAVECLRDITSLDLGDEFIERIGSIVSMYNQCLTTVMAQSALCGGHASAMIEMNSAVIACMTHWLNSFDEDFENFAPQFIEVVIGMLASHMSSDLSMDDLAVCCLELVSSACRGTTRSHLNTREKLQYILQFIILPNLALCEDDLDTYTSDPDEYVKRNMEGSNFHTRRRAAVELVRSLLLYLPEVARPLLAEVTTELLRTAHGDWRAKDTAIYLAFVLVVDGQLVNTQRGVTAQQLSDVIPVAQILEGHVFPEIRCDLSAQSPGIVKADCMLVVAAFRYLIAPSAYEFLVPALTHHIAVGDAVVMTYAAHTLKCFLSVTEAPAAAAIEAVFTGNTISILEGLCVRIQGEETPNPYLMQYLMSMCFRFPKLVAPFATQVIASLHTPLYRAVRNPSNALYSQCMFEVISKCVALQPGARSELEGILWPTFAHVLHENVVEYVPYVLQVLAQLVRTYQASDAAQRWAETPAENYQALVCPLTQPQMYEIRAHIPAPVCLLCAFVEVYPGYVHRAGMTNPALNVFNILVRLKNYDNEGLNILTSMLLAYPADVMDVYMDTVLKVLMDRLGSSSTPKYVRILILFLSVVVVQRQDADYLVTRLNNIESGLFMRVLGNTWLPRMQKITGDVERKACVVALARLLCESTTLQSDTTAWVTSASSCLRMLHGDVEPDDHISFTPAAGVVQNAGSLCGYAAGPEELTSSFHPLREAMQKPRDVCSQVADAEVFFQIELSSFLKGRGTHLSAPLKQWLGPHTPAWLQ, encoded by the coding sequence ATGCAACCCATCAACCCCAATGATCGGAGCACCCAAGCGCAGTTTGTTGAGGTTGCTTGTAGAGCAGCCTCGCCGAACCCGGCGGTGCGCACGCCGGCGGAGAGAGAGCTTCTTGCTTTTCTAGACTCGGTGGATCAACAAAGTGGACTGCCGCAGCTACTACTGGAGCTTACACATAGTGAGACTCCTCATGGCGCCTTCTTTGCCATTAGCTTCAAAAATATGGTGAAGAAGTGTTGGGATCCCACCACCTCGGAGCATTGCATTCAGGAGTGCGATAAGGCCGCTGTGCGGGGTACAATTATCGAGGTCATGCTGCGTTCCTCGGGTGCTGTACAGCGGAACTTAGCCGAAGGAATCGCTCTCATAGCCCAGGTTGATTTTCCCACCGCATGGCCTGACGCCTTGTCGCTGATCGTAAAAGTGCTCACATCCGGAAATGATGTTGCCCAACTTCGTGCTGCGCTGTCCACGTCTCACAGTGTTTTGAGGAAGTACCGTCATCAGGGTGAGTTGACCGAGACACTTGTGCAAGAGCTGCGCGCCATCTACAGCTTGCTGTGCCCCGCGCTGGTTCGCAGCATTGAGTCGCTGCTCTCGACGTTAGGGACGCAGGGTACGAATTTGACCGAGGTGTACAGGGGCATTACGGACGCGGTTGAATGCCTGCGCGACATTACGTCACTTGACCTCGGTGACGAGTTCATTGAGCGCATTGGATCCATTGTGAGTATGTACAATCAATGCCTCACAACGGTAATGGCGCAATCGGCCTTGTGTGGAGGTCATGCAAGTGCCATGATCGAGATGAACTCTGCTGTGATAGCGTGCATGACACACTGGCTAAATTCGTTTGACGAGGACTTTGAGAATTTTGCACCGCAGTTTATCGAAGTTGTGATTGGGATGTTGGCGAGTCACATGAGCAGCGATCTGTCCATGGATGATCTGGCCGTTTGTTGCCTCGAGTTGGTGAGCAGTGCGTGCCGTGGCACCACCCGTTCCCACCTGAATACGAGAGAGAAGCTGCAGTACATACTGCAGTTTATCATTCTCCCCAACCTTGCCCTCTGCGAGGATGATCTGGATACCTACACGAGCGATCCGGATGAGTATGTGAAAAGGAACATGGAAGGCTCCAACTTTCACACCCGCCGCCGTGCCGCCGTGGAGCTGGTGCGTTCCCTGCTTCTTTATCTTCCGGAAGTCGCGCGACCCCTGCTCGCCGAGGTGACCACTGAACTCCTCCGAACTGCACACGGAGACTGGAGGGCCAAAGACACTGCGATCTACCTAGCCTTTgtgctggtggtggatgGACAGTTAGTGAATACACAGCGCGGTgtgacggcgcagcagctcagtGACGTTATTCCTGTTGCTCAGATCCTTGAAGGACACGTTTTTCCGGAAATCAGGTGCGATCTCTCAGCGCAGAGCCCTGGCATCGTCAAGGCGGACTGCATGCTCGTCGTTGCAGCCTTCCGTTACCTCATTGCCCCCTCTGCATACGAGTTTCTCGTGCCAGCACTGACTCACCACATCGCGGTCGGGGACGCGGTGGTGATGACATacgccgcacacaccctcaAGTGCTTTCTCTCCGTCACCGAGGCaccggccgccgctgctatTGAGGCGGTCTTTACGGGAAACACCATCAGCATTCTCGAAGGTCTCTGCGTGCGCATTCAAGGGGAGGAGACACCGAATCCGTACCTCATGCAGTACCTCATGAGCATGTGCTTCCGCTTTCCGAAGCTCGTCGCCCCCTTTGCAACACAGGTGATAGCCTCTCTCCATACGCCGCTGTACAGGGCCGTGCGTAACCCTTCCAACGCGCTGTACAGCCAGTGCATGTTCGAGGTTATCTCCAAGTGTGTGGCACTGCAGCCAGGAGCACGGAGTGAGCTTGAGGGGATTTTGTGGCCCACCTTCGCCCACGTGCTGCATGAAAACGTTGTCGAGTACGTTCCCTATGTTCTTCAAGTGCTCGCCCAACTGGTGCGCACGTACCAGGCCAgtgacgctgcgcagcggtgggctGAAACCCCTGCGGAGAATTACCAAGCGCTCGTCTGCCCGCTCACTCAGCCGCAGATGTACGAAATACGCGCACACATCCCGGCGCCCGTTTGTTTGCTCTGCGCCTTTGTCGAGGTCTACCCCGGATACGTGCATCGAGCTGGGATGACCAACCCTGCTCTGAACGTCTTCAACATACTGGTGCGTCTCAAGAACTACGACAACGAGGGTCTGAACATTCTCACATCTATGCTGCTCGCGTACCCTGCGGACGTCATGGATGTGTACATGGACACTGTTCTCAAGGTTCTGATGGACCGCCTGGGGAGTTCCTCTACACCGAAGTATGTACGCATCCTCATACTCTTCCTCtcggtagtggtggtgcagcgtcAGGACGCGGACTATCTGGTCACGCGCCTCAACAATATCGAGAGCGGCTTGTTTATGAGAGTTCTCGGCAACACATGGCTGCCTCGTATGCAGAAAATCACTGGAGATGTCGAGCGCAAGGCATGCGTGGTAGCACTGGCCAGGCTTCTTTGCGAGTCAACAACGCTACAGTCTGACACGACGGCGTGGGTGACGAGTGCTTCCAGCTGCCTCAGGATGCTGCACGGTGACGTGGAGCCGGACGACCACATAAGCTTCACGCCTGCAGCGGGCGTCGTGCAGAATGCAGGGTCACTATGCGGTTATGCCGCCGGACCCGAGGAGCTCACCAGCTCGTTTCACCCTCTACGAGAGGCAATGCAAAAGCCACGTGATGTCTGCAGCCAAGTCGCCGACGCCGAAGTGTTCTTTCAAATCGAGTTGTCAAGCTTTCTAAAGGGCCGCGGCACACACCTCTCCGCCCCGCTCAAGCAGTGGCTTGGTCCACATACTCCTGCTTGGCTTCAGTAA
- a CDS encoding putative calmodulin-related protein produces the protein MSVSEKSDGVMDGTVDPEVVIILRSLAPEEVDMLRDTFIYMDRDSDGFVSREEVMMQVAACVGAERFPPLQEYLVPLFQVADKDHDGRLSLTEFLMAFANGPGVVPAEVVNRCVADVRVRLTDEEISALQSNFSRIDANQDGVIDPEELEMALRAHLLAKFPDLTKEIFKEIVSVVMASADADQNGVLSLSEFIRSYQEDQGVLPATFLEPTQNDLIGARQLTDDEETVLREAFAVLDRNKDGYVDHEDLYRALWDTLSSTTEDQSQIHDLCNLIMMTSDRSKSGKLTITDFVRSFLRNIQLMQIPVSVAHERVRVACEKLQEMHDSGELERLVMVFEDLDSDGDGFVARSELVSLLKVLFCDAFPEWDKEMLNTVMTAIVVGAETSNGGQLSLEEFIHSFVEGSGALPLEAVYSWDSTARRDSSSPGSAPMQPLRRLSAATDADLILIGEAVRRLYTKNGADGAITEDELHTGIAQLYVDSPQHGEEMFQFALQQFVVPREDGRLMWSDNVVFEDAGDEEDEGVEASSRNKSSSALTCPLDNSSHRPHALVPVSATEVAEPTLYASPRLAGLSSGPLPNHRFSSPPADAREQTVAAPSQGRRDNSESYTQTQPKVVDEATSTSAASALQGRATKRPSRVYKLYGSRANDVMLDEDLMRQFDHYDVEHKGYLDRETFKKIYVKMENYGLDPSPMEVDMRFRRYSKRSDKIFFDEFCILMLQRARL, from the coding sequence ATGTCGGTCTCTGAGAAGTCAGATGGCGTGATGGATGGCACTGTGGACCCAGAAGTGGTCATCATTCTCCGCTCTCTGGCACCGGAGGAGGTAGACATGCTTCGTGACACGTTCATCTACATGGACCGTGACAGTGACGGCTTCGTCagccgcgaggaggtgatgATGCAGGTGGCTGCCTGCGTTGGTGCAGAGCGGTttccgccgctgcaggagtACCTTGTACCTCTGTTTCAGGTAGCTGACAAAGACCACGACGGTCGGCTTAGCCTGACGGAGTTTCTCATGGCGTTCGCCAACGGCCCTGGTGTCGTGCCAGCGGAGGTGGTGAACAGGTGCGTCGCAGATGTGCGGGTGCGACTAACAGATGAAGAGATATCGGCTCTGCAGAGCAACTTCAGTCGCATCGACGCAAACCAGGATGGCGTCATCGATCCAGAGGAGCTCGAAATGGCGTTGCGGGCGCACCTGCTCGCTAAGTTTCCGGACCTGACGAAGGAGATCTTCAAGGAGATCGTCTCCGTCGTGATGGCCAGCGCCGACGCGGATCAGAATGGCGTTCTCTCCTTGTCGGAGTTTATTCGTAGTTACCAGGAGGACCAAGGCGTGCTGCCCGCTACCTTTCTAGAGCCCACGCAAAACGACCTGATTGGTGCCCGCCAGCTCACCGACGACGAGGAGACGGTGTTGCGGGAGGCGTTCGCCGTACTGGACCGCAACAAGGACGGCTATGTCGACCACGAGGACCTCTACCGCGCCCTCTGGGATACTCTTAGCAGCACCACCGAGGACCAGAGCCAAATACACGACTTGTGCAATCTAATCATGATGACCTCTGACCGCAGCAAGAGCGGCAAGCTCACCATTACCGATTTTGTTCGCAGCTTCTTGCGCAACATACAGCTTATGCAGATTCCTGTGTCGGTCGCTCACGAGCGGGTGCGAGTGGCCTGCGAaaagctgcaggagatgcacGACTCGGGGGAACTTGAGAGACTCGTAATGGTGTTCGAAGATctggacagcgacggcgacgggTTTGTGGCGCGTTCGGAGCTGGTGAGCCTGCTCAAGGTTCTCTTCTGCGACGCCTTTCCTGAGTGGGACAAGGAGATGTTGAACACTGTCATGACCGCCATCGTTGTCGGGGCGGAGACGAGCAACGGTGGTCAGCTGTCCCTGGAGGAGTTCATTCATAGCTTCGTCGAGGGCTCTGGTGCGCTACCTCTCGAGGCGGTCTACAGCTGGGACTCCACCGCCAGGCGTgactcttcctctcctgGAAGCGCACCGATGCAGCCGCTCCGTCGCCTCAGCGCCGCGACCGACGCTGACCTAATCCTCATTGGCGAAGCTGTACGCCGGCTCTATACGAAGAACGGGGCGGACGGCGCCATCACGGAGGACGAGCTGCACACCGGCATCGCTCAGCTCTACGTTGACAGCCCCCAACACGGAGAGGAGATGTTTCAGTTTGCGCTCCAGCAATTTGTCGTGCCCCGCGAAGATGGTCGGCTGATGTGGAGCGACAACGTCGTTTTCGAAGACGCGGGAgatgaagaggacgagggtGTGGAGGCAAGCAGCCGAAACAAGAGTAGCTCGGCGTTGACGTGCCCATTGGACAACTCCAGTCACCGGCCCCACGCCTTGGTGCCCGTCTCGGCTACCGAAGTGGCGGAGCCAACACTGTACGCGTCACCGCGGCTGGCAGGACTGTCGTCAGGCCCATTGCCAAACCATCGGTTCTCGTCACCCCCGGCCGATGCTCGGGAGCAGACAGTCGCTGCACCGAGTCAGGGCCGTAGGGATAATTCTGAATCATACACCCAGACCCAACCAAAAGTGGTGGACGAAGCAACATCGACGTCGGCCGCCTCCGCGCTGCAGGGGCGGGCAACGAAGAGGCCCTCCAGGGTCTACAAGCTGTACGGCTCTAGGGCCAATGATGTCATGCTCGATGAGGATCTGATGCGGCAGTTTGACCACTACGACGTAGAGCACAAAGGCTACCTGGATCGGGAGACTTTCAAGAAGATCTACGTGAAGATGGAGAACTACGGACTCGACCCGTCCCCGATGGAAGTAGACATGCGTTTCCGTCGTTACTCCAAAAGGTCGGACAAGATCTTCTTCGACGAGTTCTGCATCCTCATGCTTCAGCGGGCGCGTCTTTGA
- a CDS encoding putative PAS-domain containing phosphoglycerate kinase: MYQESKIFMIFKSLRDIVVIGDNDMVITDMNAAAVAFFGWTADDVKGKSIAFLVPTHPLDVQDNTVTLMAHLANSTDAPVVIQTTRDPHATMVAWTILPIRLPRVYEFGVHMNIRAALTPKLSVSDLNFKNRTVFLRVDFNVPFDRETGTIRDDSRIRAAMPTINKIINDGGRLVIGSHLGRPKKPNEKQSLRRILPRLQELLEKEVSFCTDPFKAGEKVKGMKDEDVMLLENLRFFKGENSKEAVERNKLASALASFSDIFVCDAFGTVHRMTASMTGVPRVLGAGVTGFLIEKEINAISKVMRNPEQPLVAIVGGSKVSDKINVLASIFNFAHTVIVGGAMAYTFLEAQGYSVGKSKVERVVREKGRDVDLHNTARDLMDLAKSRKVRFMLPIDHSCAKEFKDAEPFVTSNADIPAEYMGLDYGPKSIEQAKKAVAQARTLIWNGPLGVFEFPNFATGTKAIAESIKDKKQIVSIVGGGETAAATKDYKEYITHVSTGGGAFLELLEGRALPGLICLTARAAPKL; the protein is encoded by the coding sequence ATGTATCAGGAGTCGAAGATTTTCATGATATTCAAGTCACTGCGCGACATTGTGGTGATTGGCGACAATGATATGGTCATCACCGACATGAacgcggcggctgtggcCTTCTTTGGCTGGACGGCCGATGATGTAAAGGGGAAGAGCATCGCCTTTCTCGTCCCCACTCATCCACTTGATGTGCAGGATAACACCGTCACCCTCATGGCCCACCTTGCCAACTCTACTGACGCACCCGTAGTGATTCAAACCACTCGAGATCCTCACGCGACAATGGTGGCCTGGACGATTTTGCCTATTCGTCTTCCCCGCGTGTACGAGTTCGGGGTGCACATGAACATCCGTGCCGCCCTCACCCCAAAATTGTCTGTCTCAGACCTGAACTTTAAGAACCGCACGGTGTTCCTGCGTGTGGACTTCAACGTGCCGTTTGACCGCGAGACCGGCACCATTCGAGACGATAGCCGCATTCGTGCAGCGATGCCGACCATTAACAAAATCATCAATGACGGGGGACGCCTGGTGATCGGGTCTCACTTGGGACGTCCCAAGAAGCCCAACGAGAAGCAGTCCCTGAGGCGCATCTTACCTCGTCTACAGGAgttgctggagaaggaggttTCATTCTGCACGGATCCCTTCAAGGCAGGCGAGAAGGTGAAGGGGATGAAGGACGAGGACGTCATGCTGCTGGAGAACCTGCGGTTTTTCAAGGGCGAAAATAGCAAGGAGGCTGTGGAGCGGAACAAGTTGGCGTCCGCGCTCGCCTCCTTTAGTGATATTTTCGTTTGCGACGCCTTCGGTACAGTGCATCGCATGACGGCCAGCATGACCGGCGTGCCTCGCGTCTTGGGGGCTGGGGTGACAGGCTTCCTGATCGAAAAGGAGATCAATGCCATTAGTAAGGTGATGCGCAACCCAGAGCAACCTCTGGTCGCCATCGTTGGCGGCTCAAAGGTGTCGGACAAAATCAATGTCCTCGCCTCCATCTTCAACTTTGCACACACAGTGATCGTTGGCGGAGCCATGGCTTACACCTTCCTGGAGGCGCAAGGCTACTCCGTGGGCAAGAGCAAGGTGGAGCGTgtggtgagggagaagggtCGTGATGTGGATCTGCACAACACCGCTCGCGATTTGATGGATCTGGCCAAGTCCCGCAAGGTGCGATTCATGTTGCCCATCGATCACAGCTGCGCGAAGGAGTTCAAAGACGCGGAGCCATTTGTCACGAGCAACGCCGACATTCCCGCGGAGTACATGGGATTAGACTACGGCCCCAAGTCCATTGagcaggcgaagaaggccGTCGCGCAGGCCCGCACACTCATCTGGAATGGGCCTCTGGGCGTTTTTGAGTTCCCAAACTTCGCTACAGGCACGAAGGCCATCGCCGAGTCTATCAAGGATAAAAAGCAAATTGTGTCCATtgtcggtggcggtgagacggcggcggcgacaaaAGACTACAAGGAGTACATCACCCACGTGAGTaccggtggtggtgccttCCTGGAGCTACTAGAGGGCCGCGCACTGCCAGGTCTCATCTGCCTCACGGCTCGTGCTGCCCCCAAGCTGTAG
- a CDS encoding putative 60S ribosomal protein L9, which yields MVKIKSFSTLEIPEGVTVEVRGRKVTVTGKRGTLTKDLSHLQLDFRVDKKNRTFTVIRWFGSKIPIACLNTTKAHVLNMITGVTKGYRFKVRCAYAHFPINVSLDGPNIEVRNFLGEKRVRRQTVPSTVKVSQTDPSKVKDEIVFDGNDLEQVSREAAVLHQMCLVRKKDIRKFLDGIYVQTKTNVEAVE from the coding sequence ATGGTCAAGATCAAGAGCTTCTCCACCCTGGAAATCCCTGAGGGTGTGACCGTTGAGGTGCGGGGCCGCAAGGTCACTGTCACAGGTAAGCGCGGCACCCTCACGAAGGACCTGTCGCACCTGCAGCTGGACTTCCGTGTGGACAAGAAGAACCGCACCTTCACGGTGATCCGCTGGTTCGGCTCCAAGATCCCGATCGCGTGTCTGAACACCACCAAGGCACACGTGCTGAACATGATCACTGGCGTGACGAAGGGCTACCGCTTCAAGGTGCGCTGCGCCTACGCTCACTTTCCAATCAACGTCTCCCTGGATGGCCCGAACATTGAGGTCCGCAACTTCCTTGGTGAGAAGCGCGTACGCCGCCAGACGGTGCCCAGCACTGTGAAGGTGAGCCAGACCGATCCGTCCAAGGTCAAGGATGAGATTGTCTTTGATGGCAACGACCTGGAGCAGGTGTCTCGCGAGGCCGCCGTGCTGCATCAGATGTGCCTGGTGAGGAAGAAGGATATCCGCAAGTTCCTTGACGGTATCTACGTCCAGACCAAGACCAACGTCGAGGCTGTTGAATAG